One window from the genome of Crassostrea angulata isolate pt1a10 chromosome 2, ASM2561291v2, whole genome shotgun sequence encodes:
- the LOC128173009 gene encoding uncharacterized protein LOC128173009, which produces MASTEAQVLSSLVYRIKKTIPLGCRLYVFDVDCSPDGFLCLSAINIGDYKTKSESILFTSPYGRYMAAGSSTDYYCTSVNSVFKVIVPSIFPKIKIWPVHDKKPNPECITNDGYTPQGITVRKTGDVLICLWNNEIGEKSLGKVISTNGILNIFTDKNHPLYVCPTYIAENGNGDICVSDVRAVVVTDAGGMLRFRYQGNSSSSNFDPYGICCDSSCNIIVADTKNDKIHVVDKDGQFLYHVIYHGIKMPRVLCIDRKNNLHVGEWHTDTINVIER; this is translated from the exons atg gcaTCAACAGAAGCTCAAGTATTGTCATCACTGGTGTACAGAATCAAAAAAACGATTCCTTTGGGTTGCCGTCTTTATGTTTTTGATGTTGATTGCAGTCCTGATGGTTTCCTGTGTTTATCAGCAATAAACATAGGGGACTATAAAACGAAATCGGAATCTATTTTATTTACATCTCCGTATGGAAGGTATATGGCAGCAGGTAGCAGTACAGATTATTATTGTACTTCCGTAAACTCAGTCTTTAAAGTCATCGTGCCAAGCATTTTTccgaaaataaaaatttggccTGTCCATGATAAAAAGCCAAATCCAGAATGCATAACAAATGATGGTTACACTCCGCAAGGTATAACGGTCCGTAAAACCGGTGACGTTCTTATTTGTCTGTGGAATAATGAGATCGGTGAAAAAAGTTTAGGAAAAGTTATATCAACAAATGGCATTCTCAACATTTTCACAGATAAAAACCACCCTCTCTACGTCTGCCCCACCTACATTGCAGAGAATGGCAATGGAGACATCTGTGTCTCTGACGTCAGAGCCGTGGTTGTTACGGACGCCGGCGGGATGTTGAGATTCCGTTACCAAGGAAACTCCAGTAGCAGCAACTTTGATCCGTATGGTATATGTTGCGATTCGTCGTGCAACATTATCGTTGCTGATACGAAAAACGACAAAATTCACGTGGTTGATAAGGACGGTCAATTTCTTTATCATGTGATCTATCATGGAATCAAAATGCCGAGGGTTCTTTGCATTGACagaaaaaacaatttacatGTTGGAGAATGGCATACTGATACCATTAACGTCATTGAACGTTAG